A window from Bordetella petrii encodes these proteins:
- a CDS encoding 4-oxalomesaconate tautomerase, which translates to MLKTIPCVLMRGGTSRGPFFRADWLPPDPARRDRVLLCAMGSPHELQIDGLGGGHTLTSKVAIVSPSRRPGCDVDYLFAQVSVDRAAVDTRPNCGNMLSGVAPFAIDQGLVRGQPGETRVRIFNVNTQSTIDATVQTPDGHPEYEGDARIDGVSGTGAPIRLNFVDAWGKTSGRLFPTGQPRDQVDGIWVTCIDAAMPLVMVAAGALGLRGDETPAALDADAGLLARLESLRRQAALRMGMGDVAHSVVPKPVLVSPGATPDEVVSRYFTPASCHRSHAVTGAIGVATAFVTPGTVACAAAAPRPPGRHRIAVAHPAGRIEIDIDIDAAPAAGSVRTASLIRTARKIMDGRLYVPAELF; encoded by the coding sequence ATGCTGAAAACCATTCCTTGCGTACTGATGCGCGGCGGCACGTCGCGCGGCCCCTTCTTCCGCGCCGACTGGCTGCCGCCCGACCCCGCCCGGCGCGATCGCGTGCTGCTGTGCGCCATGGGCTCGCCGCACGAACTGCAGATCGACGGCCTGGGCGGCGGCCACACGCTGACCAGCAAAGTCGCCATCGTGTCGCCCTCGCGCCGGCCCGGCTGCGACGTGGACTACCTGTTCGCGCAGGTCAGCGTCGACCGCGCGGCGGTGGATACGCGGCCCAACTGCGGCAACATGCTGTCCGGCGTGGCCCCGTTCGCCATCGACCAGGGCCTGGTGCGCGGCCAGCCCGGCGAAACGCGAGTGCGCATTTTCAATGTCAACACGCAATCCACCATCGACGCCACGGTGCAGACGCCGGACGGCCATCCCGAATATGAAGGCGACGCGCGCATCGACGGCGTCAGCGGCACCGGCGCGCCGATCCGGCTGAATTTTGTGGATGCCTGGGGCAAGACTTCGGGCCGGCTGTTTCCCACCGGCCAGCCGCGCGACCAGGTCGACGGCATCTGGGTCACCTGCATCGACGCGGCCATGCCGCTGGTGATGGTGGCGGCCGGCGCGCTGGGGCTGCGCGGCGACGAAACCCCCGCGGCCCTGGATGCCGACGCCGGGCTGCTGGCCCGGCTGGAATCGCTGCGCCGGCAGGCCGCGCTGCGCATGGGCATGGGCGACGTGGCGCACAGCGTCGTGCCCAAGCCGGTGCTGGTCAGCCCGGGCGCCACGCCCGACGAAGTGGTGTCGCGCTATTTCACGCCGGCGAGTTGCCATCGTTCGCATGCCGTGACGGGCGCCATCGGCGTGGCCACCGCGTTCGTCACCCCCGGCACCGTGGCCTGCGCCGCCGCCGCGCCGCGCCCGCCGGGCAGGCACCGCATCGCCGTGGCGCATCCGGCGGGCCGCATCGAAATAGACATCGACATCGATGCCGCGCCGGCCGCCGGCAGCGTACGCACCGCCAGCCTGATCCGCACGGCCCGCAAGATCATGGACGGCCGGCTGTACGTGCCCGCCGAACTATT